Genomic DNA from Paenibacillus sp. MBLB1832:
ATGCTGTCGAGGGGCTTTGGGCAGATGAAGAACTTCACTTGGAAGTCGCTATTCTCCGCAACAAATTCCTGACTGGGGCGCAAGCTTTGCTGCACGGGGATTTGCATACTGGCAGTATTTTTATTAAGCCAGATTCCACGAAAGTGATTGATCCCGAGTTTGCATTTTATGGGCCTATGGGCTTTGATATCGGCGCCGTTTTGGCGAATCTGCTGCTTAACTTCGCTGCACAAGAAGGATGGAGCAAAGACGAGGCAAGCCGTGCAGCTTATCGCGCTTATTTGACTCAAACCGTGAAGGATGTATGGACGCATTTCGAACAAAACTTCCGCGCGTTATGGAAAGAACACGGGGTTGACCGCGTATTCGCGACGCCAGGCTACCAAGACTACTTCGTAGCAAGCTTGCTGCGTGACACCGTCGGCTTCGCTGGCGCCAAAATGGTTCGCCGCGTTGTCGGTCTTGCCCATGTCGCAGATATCGATAAAATCGGGGATGCTGCCGCTAGAGAGCGCGCACAGCGTCTGGCGCTAACGATCGGTACCGCTGCAATTCGTGCCAATCGTCAAGTAACGTCGATTGATGAACTTATTCACATCGCAACACGAGCAACAGAAAGAGGTTTTGTACTATGACAACAACGACAAACAACGTAGACATGCAAAGCGCTTTGCAATCCTTGCGCTGGAATGGGCAGGAGCTTGATCTGCTTGATCAACGATTGCTGCCAGAGGAGATCGTATATTTACCGCTGGAGACACCCGTTGAGGTGTGGGAAGCGATTCGGCACTTGAAAGTTCGCGGCGCACCTGCGATCGGGATCGCCGCTGCGTATGGGGTTTACCTGGGCATCCGCGGCGTGGATGCTACAGTTGAGGAGCTTCTGGCGGAAGTCCAGAAGCAGGCGGATTATCTGGCGACGTCGCGTCCGACGGCGGTGAATTTGTTCTGGGCGCTCGATCGCATGCGCGCGAGAGCCGAGGCCTTGGCAGCCGAGGGCGTGAGCCCAGCTGCGTTCAAGGCTGCGCTTCTGCAGGAAGCGCAAGGGATTCAGGCGGAGGACGAAGACACCAACCGCCGTATTGGCGAACATGCGCTCACGCTGTTCGAGGATGGGTTCGGCGTGCTGACCCACTGCAACGCCGGCGGTTTGGCAACCGCCAAGTACGGCACGGCGTTAGCGCCGTTCTACTTGGCGAAGGAGCAAGGGCTGAACATCAAAGTGTTCGCCGATGAAACGAGACCCGTGCTGCAAGGCGCGCGACTAACTGCTTTTGAACTGCAGCAGGCTGGCGTGGACGTCACGCTGATCTGTGACAACATGGCCGGCGCGGTCATGGCGAAGGGTTGGATCCAAGCGGTCATCGTCGGAACGGACCGCGTTGCGGCGAACGGCGATGTGGCGAACAAAATCGGCACATACAGTGTAGCTGTACTAGCTAAGGCGCACGGTATTCCGTTCTACGTGGCGAGTCCGATGTCCACGATTGATTTGAATACGCCGACAGGCGGCGATATTCCGATCGAGGAGCGCCACGAGGACGAGATCACGCAAGGCTTCGGCAAGCGCACAGCGCCAGCAGGCGTGAAGGTGTTCAATCCAGCGTTCGATGTGACGCCGAACGAGTATGTCACCGCGATTATTACGGAAAAAGGGATTGTGCAGGCGCCTTATACCGAGAATTTACGTAAGCTTTTTGAATAAATGGGTTAGGGGATCCTAGGATCCCCTTTTTTAAATGGAAATGTACAGTTAATCTCCGTGATCTGATTGATTTTTTTATTTTAGACCAGAAATAACTGTAGTTTTCCACTTAGATCGCTTTGTATGGAGAATAACCCTCGTAATAACTGGATTTATCCAGTTAGCTTGCTGAACGGACCGGCGGGGGCTCGGTTGGGGAAAGTTAAAAAGAGCTGTCCGAAAGTAGAAATTCTACTTCCGAACAGCTCTTTGTTTATTGGTGCTGGAGCACCCTGCCCTCGCGGTAAGCGTTAGGGGTTGTGCCGTGTGCTTTTTTGAATACATAGTGCAAATAATTGCTGGACGTAAACCCGCTTCGTTCGGCGATTTTCTCCAAGGTGAGCGTCGTCTGTTTTAGCTCGCTGCATACAAACTTGAGACGAACTTGTTCCAGGTAGTCGCTGAACGAGACGTTGGCCTGCTCTTTGAATATGCGCTGCAGCTGCCTCGAGCTAATCTGGATACGCTCCGCGACGCCCTCTAGCGTGAGGGGACGGCGGAAATTATCCGCGATGAATTGAATCGCCAGCTGATAGCGATAGCTTTTCATATCACGCGCGGGCAAATGGACTCCCTGCTGATCAGGGCGATACGCGCTCACTGTGCGCAGCAGCATTTGGACGATGGATTGTTTGATCGTTGTGTATTGACCCAGTTGATTGTTCCGCCACGCTTCATAAGCGACCAGAAAACATTTCATCGCGTCATGCCGATCTACCGCTGGAATATGCGGCAAACCGTCCAATTGTCCGAGGCACGCTTCGGCCTCTGCGATTTCCGCTTGCTCCCCCCAACTACAGGTCATAGGGGTAGTTGACGACTCTTGGGCTAGTTTCACGATATCGACATGTAAACAAAGCTCGCCCATCGCTTCCTGCTCGTCGGCTTCTTGGCGATGAATCACACCTGGCGCGGTGACATAAAGCAGCCCTTCATGCAGCGGATGTGTGATCCCGTCCAGAATGACTCTCCCTTTGCCATAAGGGATATAATGTATTTCATACTCGGAATGCTGATGATAATCAATGACAGCTCCTGCGGGAAAGGAAGTCAGGTGACAGCGCAATACTCGAAGTCCATATGCCCCCCAACGAAAGCTTATATCTAGGCGATCTAAGGCCATCGGATTTTCCAGCATCGGTTCGAAGTAAAAGGGTTGACTCATAGGGCTGAACACCGCTTCCTTTCCAGCAAGATGACTTAGTTGGCTAAGGAATCCAATCGAACTTGAGCTTTGCTGGCAACCGATCGATTCGATGCTTCCATTAACTTCGTTAAGTCTACTGCTAGTTGAATATTTTCAGTCGCTTTCGTTCCATTCTGAATGTGGGATACCCATTGTTGGAAGGCTGTCGGCCTTGCCTCAGGCAGGGATGCGTAAGGGATCCATTGGCCTGAGGCCCCTTCCTCTTTATTCGTTCTAAACAAAACGCGGCCATCATGATCGGAGAATAGGACACTCCCTGCAGTGCCATGAACTTCAATCACGAAAGGCGAGAATGCATTCACGAAGCCCGCTTCTACAATGCCAAGCGCTCCGTTCTCATATTGAAGCAAGGAAACAGCATTATCTTCGACTTCTCTGCCCGTTACATACCCGTACGAAGCGCTTACAGCAACTGGTAAACCAAGCAGTAGACGATTCAGATACATCGGGTGACAACCCAGGTCAATCAGCGCACCGCCGCCGCATTGTTCTGCATTGTAGAAATGCTGCGGCAACCATCCATTCGGATTCGCTGTCGTAGAGATACCGCCATTATGGGAAAGCCGCGTACGTACAAGGGTAACTTGCCCTAACAGCTCTTTCTCAACAATTTCTTGAATCGCTAGTGTAGATGGGGAGTTTAATCTAGGTAAAGAAACCGTCAACGTGACGCCAGCTTCCTCGACGGCAGCCAGGATCTCGTTCACTTCACGAAGTGTAGGCGCAATGACTTTCTCTGTAAAAATATGTTTACCTGCTTGCGCAGCAGCGACCATTACATCTCGATGCATATTAGTCGGTGTATCAACGACAACCGCTTCAATGTCTGGATTTGCCAAAAGCTCATCTAAGCTGGAGTAGAACGTTACGCCGCGTTTCTCGGCTTCTTCCTGCCCTCGTTCAGCAATCTCGTCCCAGATCGCAACAATCTCCGTATCTGGATGCTCGTTTACCTCTTTCGCATAATCCTTTGCATGTACGTGCCAAAAACTTAGCATAGCTACTTTCATCGTAAATGACCTCCAAATAAGTGACTTGGCTTCATTGTAACATGGCATTGGAGGCTATTAAATTTCGAATTAGCGACACATGGAGGTGCAAAATTACGACATCAACGAATAGATTCTCCTATTCAAACATTAAGATGGATAGACGGGTTCGTCAAGTATTTTCAACGAGTACGCATCTAAAGTTGTTAATTCCAATACGAATAGTATACAATTGAATAATTATTATTAATTTTTCCGCGTAAGGAGCTGATCTCTGATGTTATTTACACCCTACACGCTAGCTGGCCTAACCCTCAAAAATCGCATCGTCATGTCGCCCATGTGCATGTATGCTTCTGACGATTCAGGTGAAATCAAAGACTGGCATCACGTTCACTACGCGACCCGGGCTGTTGGCCAAGTAGGGCTAATTATACTAGAAGCAACAGCAGTCACGGCGCGAGGACGTATCTCTGCACGCGATCTTGGCATCTGGGACGATACACATATCGAAGGTTTGAAACGTGTTGTGGACTCTCTTCATGGTCACGGTGCACATGCGGGCATTCAGTTGGCCCATGCAGGCAGAAAATCTGTGCTCGACACACCGAGCATCGCACCATCCCCTATCCCCTTCTCTGATTCGTTCAAAACGCCAGAGGAAGCTACGCTTACGGATATACAAGACACGATTCAGGCCTTCGCCGATGCAACGGAGCGCGCAAAGAGAGCCGGATTCGATGTCATTGAAATTCATGCGGCGCACGGCTACCTCATTAATGAGTTCCTATCGCCACTCTCCAATCATCGCCAAGATGCGTACGGCGGTGACCAAGAGGGACGTTTCCGTTTCTTGCGAGAAACGGTTGAAGCGATTCAAACAAGGTGGCAGGGTCCATTGTTTGTTCGTATTTCGGCCCATGAGTATGCGGAAGGTGGTCTTACACCCGAGGATCATGTCTACATCGCCACGAAACTGAAGGAACTCGGTGTTCATCTAATAGACGTCAGCTCTGGCGGCAATGCGCCGATTGTGCCCACTACGTTCCCAGGCTATCAGGTGCCGTTCGCTGAAGAAATTCGCACGAAAGCGCATATTCCCGTCGGGGCGGTTGGACTCATCACAGAACCGCAGCAAGCCGAAGAGATCCTTCAGAGCGACCGTGCGGATCTCATTTTCTTGGGCAGGGTCCTGCTGCGGGACCCCTATTGGGCTAGAACAGCCGCTCGCGACTTACGTGTTGAGCTTGCGCCACCCCAGCCTTATCAACGAGGCTGGTGAACGAAATACCCGCACAAAGGCTACATCGTGTGTAGTCCTTGTGGGGGTATTTGCATTACTTCGCGACTGGAACCGTCTGGTAATACTCTTCCAGCGTTAAGTTCTTCGATTGGATTTCTTTCGCCACATCGAGGCCTACATATCGCAAATGCCACGGCTCATATTGATAGCCTGTAATCGCTGCTTTCCCTTGTGGGTAGCGAACAATAAAACCGTACTCTGCCGCGTGTTTCTCTAACCATAAGGCTTCCTTCGTTCCTCCGAAGCAATCCTCTGCCGCACACTTGCCGTTACTTCCTGTTACGTCGATCGCAAGACCTGTTTCATGTTCGCTGGTTCCTGGAACTGCGCTGTACGTTTTGGCTTTCTCTTCGCCGTCCTTCTTCACATAGCTTTGGAAGACAGCTTTCTGTGTAGCATACGAACGATAAGCTGAAACTCCTGCTAATTGAATGCCATCTTTCGATGCACCAGCGAAAAGCTTTTCAATCGCGGTGGCCGCGACTTGGCGCATTTTACGCTTTTCAATTTTTTCTGTAAAGGTGAAGGCAATATTGGGATAGACAAGATCCGTCGGCTCATAGCTCGATGGCAATGAGTTCATCTTATTCACAAGCACGGTAATACTTTCCGGCTTGGCAACCACCTGAATGGCGCCATTTTTAGCTGGCGTCGTGCTTGCCGCAGGAGAAGCTGATGGGCTAGCTGAAGGCTTCGATGTCACCGCAGCTGGAGTCGTTGGCGTTGCCTCTGGCGTAATGCCTCCGTTTACAATCGGTGAGGGTGATGCAGTAACCGTCGCGGTTGGTGAAGGTGAGTTGCTAGGCGTCACTTCACTCTTATTTCCGCAACCAGCCACAAGGAATAACGCCATGAGGATGGCGATGGATACGTACGATTTGGCTTTCATTTGGACTTTCATTTCTAGTCGTCATGCCTCCTTGATGTGTAAAAGCGTTTAACAATACTATAGACTGTGATCTCCATGAAAAAGTTTCAACCAAAAAAGGCTGCATTAGGTTGAGCTCCTAAATCGCAGCCTTCTCATATTTTATTCGGTACACGTCATGCTTTCAAGTTTCGTTTACTTCTGACTCGCCGCAATCGCTTGCTCCAAATCATAAATAATATCTTCAATCGCTTCAGTTCCAACCGATAATCGAATAAGACCAGGAGTCACACCCGCTGAAGCTTGCTCTGCTTCATTCAATTGCGAATGTGTCGTACTTGCAGGATGAATAATTAACGATTTGGAATCGCCCACATTCGCCAAATGGGAGAAGAGCTCGACGGCATGAATCAGTTTCTTACCAGCATCTACGCCGCCTTTAATGCCGAAGCTCAAAATCGCGCCTTGACCTTTTGGCAAGTATTTCTGAGCTAGTGCATAGGAAGGGTGACTTTCTAGACCCGCATAGCTAACCCATTCTACGGACGGGTGAGATTCGAGATATTTGGCCACCTGTAAGGCGTTTGAGCTATGACGCTCCAGACGCAGGTGCAGTGTTTCTAACCCTTGTAGTAAAAGGAAAGAGCTGTTCGGGGATAGAGATGCCCCCAAATCTCGCAATAATTGCACACGTGCTTTAATAATATAAGCAATAGGACCAACGGCTTGCGTGTATTTAAATCCGTTATAGCTCGGGTCTGGCTCTGTCAAACCAGGAAACTTGCCGCTTGCTGCCCAGTCGAACTTCCCGCCATCTACGATGACACCGCCAATCGTCGTACCATGTCCGCCGATAAACTTGGTTGCCGAGTGAACAACAATATCAGCCCCATGCTCAATCGGTCTCAGCAAATAAGGACTCGGGAACGTATTATCAACAATTAGCGGAATGCCATGCTCATGAGCAATCGCCGCGACAGCCTCGATGTCCAGGACATCGCCTTTAGGATTTCCGATGGATTCGGCATAGATCGCTTTCGTTTTCTCCGTAATCGCACCACGGAAGTTGTCAGGGTTGCTCGCATCAACGAATTTCACGGAGATCCCCAGCTTGGGCAATGTATTCGCAAATAAGTTATAAGTTCCACCGTACAAGGCGGATGCGGAAACGATCTCGTCACCAACCTCGGCAATGTTCAAAATAGAGAAAGTAATCGCGGCTTGCCCCGATGCTACGGCTAGTGCAGCTGGCGCTCCTTCCAATGCTGCAATGCGCTGCTCGAAGACATCTGTCGTCGGGTTCATAATCCGGGTATAAATGTTGCCAAATTCCTTGAGTGCAAATAAGTTAGCCGCATGATCAGTATCGTTAAACACGTAAGACGTTGTTTGGTAAATAGGGACTGCCCGCGATTTGGTCGTAGGATCAACCTGTTGACCTGCATGAATCGCTAATGTTTCCGGTAAGTGCTTGCGTTTAAAATCGGACATGAGCCTGCCTCCTAGGATATTTTATAATTCCAATTGGAATAGTATGATATAAGTTTAATGGTAAATTATGTATGAAGTCAATACCTGATTTTTTTCCAGGACGAATTATTCATAGAAAAAAGAAAAGAGAGCCGCATCAAGCGACTCTCTTCTTGTATTCCTTATAATACCTTTGACAAGAACGACTTCGTGCGTTCCTGGGTTGGATGCTCAAAAATCTGCCCAGGCGTACCCTCTTCCACAATGACACCCTGCTCCATGAACATGACGCGATCGCCGACTTCACGAGCAAAGCCCATCTCATGCGTCACCACGACCATCGTCATGCCCTCTTTGGCCAATTGCTTCATAACCGCAAGTACCTCACCGACCATTTCAGGGTCAAGCGCAGACGTCGGCTCGTCGAACAGCATAATCTTCGGCTCCATGGCTAAAGCGCGAGCAATCGCAACACGCTGCGCCTGACCGCCAGATAAGGAGTCTGGCAGCGCATTGGCTTTATCCGCAAGGCCTACTTTGGCAAGAAGCTCCAGCGCTTTCTTTCGCGCCTTCTCTTCAGGCCATTTCCGTACTTGCATCGGAGCCAGCATAATATTATCGATGACTTTCATATGCGGAAATAAGTGAAACCGCTGGAACACCATACCCAAATCCATGCGAATCTCATTAATTTTGTTCGTCGGATCCATGAGGTTGCGACCTTCAATCTTAATCGAACCGCCATTAGGCTCCTCTAACAGGTTCAAACAACGAAGAAATGTAGATTTCCCTGAGCCGGATGGCCCAATCACAACTAGCACTTCTTGATGCTGAATATCCGTGCTTATGTCACGAAGAACGACGTTATCACCAAAGGCTTTTTTCAAATTTCTAACTTCAATCATAGCCGTCATCGTTATACTCTCCTTTCGATATAGCCAAGCAGCTTGCTAAGAGAGTAGGTAAGAATGAAATAGATGAAGGCAGCTGTCAAATACGGCTCCCACACTTTAAAATATTGGCTGCGCATCGCATTGGACCAATACATCAATTCTGGAGCGGCAATGATGGCGAATAGCGAAGAATCCTTGATAAGTACAATGAATTCGTTGCCGAATGGCGGAATCATGCGTTTAATCGCTTGCGGCAAAATAACGGATTTCATCGTTTGGAAATGCGTCA
This window encodes:
- the mtnK gene encoding S-methyl-5-thioribose kinase codes for the protein MSTYHPLSEAQAIEYARRIPQLFQPGAELASQEIGDGNLNLVFRITEAATGKSIILKQALPYAKVVGESWPLTLDRARIESEALIIEEGLVPDLVPHVYAYDAELALTVMEDLSDHVIMRRGLIEGNQYPLFAEHIGRFLAHTLFFTSDLGKNQQEKKLQLGRFINPELCKITEDLIFDDPYRDAETNNFEAAIRDAVEGLWADEELHLEVAILRNKFLTGAQALLHGDLHTGSIFIKPDSTKVIDPEFAFYGPMGFDIGAVLANLLLNFAAQEGWSKDEASRAAYRAYLTQTVKDVWTHFEQNFRALWKEHGVDRVFATPGYQDYFVASLLRDTVGFAGAKMVRRVVGLAHVADIDKIGDAAARERAQRLALTIGTAAIRANRQVTSIDELIHIATRATERGFVL
- the mtnA gene encoding S-methyl-5-thioribose-1-phosphate isomerase, yielding MTTTTNNVDMQSALQSLRWNGQELDLLDQRLLPEEIVYLPLETPVEVWEAIRHLKVRGAPAIGIAAAYGVYLGIRGVDATVEELLAEVQKQADYLATSRPTAVNLFWALDRMRARAEALAAEGVSPAAFKAALLQEAQGIQAEDEDTNRRIGEHALTLFEDGFGVLTHCNAGGLATAKYGTALAPFYLAKEQGLNIKVFADETRPVLQGARLTAFELQQAGVDVTLICDNMAGAVMAKGWIQAVIVGTDRVAANGDVANKIGTYSVAVLAKAHGIPFYVASPMSTIDLNTPTGGDIPIEERHEDEITQGFGKRTAPAGVKVFNPAFDVTPNEYVTAIITEKGIVQAPYTENLRKLFE
- a CDS encoding helix-turn-helix domain-containing protein, with the translated sequence MSQPFYFEPMLENPMALDRLDISFRWGAYGLRVLRCHLTSFPAGAVIDYHQHSEYEIHYIPYGKGRVILDGITHPLHEGLLYVTAPGVIHRQEADEQEAMGELCLHVDIVKLAQESSTTPMTCSWGEQAEIAEAEACLGQLDGLPHIPAVDRHDAMKCFLVAYEAWRNNQLGQYTTIKQSIVQMLLRTVSAYRPDQQGVHLPARDMKSYRYQLAIQFIADNFRRPLTLEGVAERIQISSRQLQRIFKEQANVSFSDYLEQVRLKFVCSELKQTTLTLEKIAERSGFTSSNYLHYVFKKAHGTTPNAYREGRVLQHQ
- a CDS encoding Gfo/Idh/MocA family protein codes for the protein MKVAMLSFWHVHAKDYAKEVNEHPDTEIVAIWDEIAERGQEEAEKRGVTFYSSLDELLANPDIEAVVVDTPTNMHRDVMVAAAQAGKHIFTEKVIAPTLREVNEILAAVEEAGVTLTVSLPRLNSPSTLAIQEIVEKELLGQVTLVRTRLSHNGGISTTANPNGWLPQHFYNAEQCGGGALIDLGCHPMYLNRLLLGLPVAVSASYGYVTGREVEDNAVSLLQYENGALGIVEAGFVNAFSPFVIEVHGTAGSVLFSDHDGRVLFRTNKEEGASGQWIPYASLPEARPTAFQQWVSHIQNGTKATENIQLAVDLTKLMEASNRSVASKAQVRLDSLAN
- the namA gene encoding NADPH dehydrogenase NamA, encoding MLFTPYTLAGLTLKNRIVMSPMCMYASDDSGEIKDWHHVHYATRAVGQVGLIILEATAVTARGRISARDLGIWDDTHIEGLKRVVDSLHGHGAHAGIQLAHAGRKSVLDTPSIAPSPIPFSDSFKTPEEATLTDIQDTIQAFADATERAKRAGFDVIEIHAAHGYLINEFLSPLSNHRQDAYGGDQEGRFRFLRETVEAIQTRWQGPLFVRISAHEYAEGGLTPEDHVYIATKLKELGVHLIDVSSGGNAPIVPTTFPGYQVPFAEEIRTKAHIPVGAVGLITEPQQAEEILQSDRADLIFLGRVLLRDPYWARTAARDLRVELAPPQPYQRGW
- a CDS encoding M15 family metallopeptidase produces the protein MKVQMKAKSYVSIAILMALFLVAGCGNKSEVTPSNSPSPTATVTASPSPIVNGGITPEATPTTPAAVTSKPSASPSASPAASTTPAKNGAIQVVAKPESITVLVNKMNSLPSSYEPTDLVYPNIAFTFTEKIEKRKMRQVAATAIEKLFAGASKDGIQLAGVSAYRSYATQKAVFQSYVKKDGEEKAKTYSAVPGTSEHETGLAIDVTGSNGKCAAEDCFGGTKEALWLEKHAAEYGFIVRYPQGKAAITGYQYEPWHLRYVGLDVAKEIQSKNLTLEEYYQTVPVAK
- a CDS encoding homocysteine synthase, with protein sequence MSDFKRKHLPETLAIHAGQQVDPTTKSRAVPIYQTTSYVFNDTDHAANLFALKEFGNIYTRIMNPTTDVFEQRIAALEGAPAALAVASGQAAITFSILNIAEVGDEIVSASALYGGTYNLFANTLPKLGISVKFVDASNPDNFRGAITEKTKAIYAESIGNPKGDVLDIEAVAAIAHEHGIPLIVDNTFPSPYLLRPIEHGADIVVHSATKFIGGHGTTIGGVIVDGGKFDWAASGKFPGLTEPDPSYNGFKYTQAVGPIAYIIKARVQLLRDLGASLSPNSSFLLLQGLETLHLRLERHSSNALQVAKYLESHPSVEWVSYAGLESHPSYALAQKYLPKGQGAILSFGIKGGVDAGKKLIHAVELFSHLANVGDSKSLIIHPASTTHSQLNEAEQASAGVTPGLIRLSVGTEAIEDIIYDLEQAIAASQK
- a CDS encoding amino acid ABC transporter ATP-binding protein, translated to MIEVRNLKKAFGDNVVLRDISTDIQHQEVLVVIGPSGSGKSTFLRCLNLLEEPNGGSIKIEGRNLMDPTNKINEIRMDLGMVFQRFHLFPHMKVIDNIMLAPMQVRKWPEEKARKKALELLAKVGLADKANALPDSLSGGQAQRVAIARALAMEPKIMLFDEPTSALDPEMVGEVLAVMKQLAKEGMTMVVVTHEMGFAREVGDRVMFMEQGVIVEEGTPGQIFEHPTQERTKSFLSKVL